The genome window CAGAAGATTGGGCGGTCAGGGAATCTGATCGTGGAGGAAGTGTCGGCCGACGGCGAGTCAGACTCCGGCGAAGAATACTCGTCGTAGATGGAGATGGTACGACCCAGGGCATCTGATCAAGCAAGTGTAGAATGGCGCAAGGCAGAGCAAGCATTGGTAGAAAACCGCGCCATTGTGTACGCGCAGTGCGCGGGCACCCAATAGCAACCATTCCAGACATTGTCGCGAGCATTGAAGAACGTTGTCAGCAAGCTGCAGGATACAATAGCTTCTTATCGCCTAAAGCTAGCCGCGGGAGCCGTCTGTCCATCTTGGGCAAGCCAAGGTAGCCCATCGCACGAGGCCGTGAAGTTCAAAAGAGGGTAACGACATTGGCGCGGGAGGCAACCTGATGATGTACATATCTCACCGCAGGTATCTGTAAGTGAATGCTAAAGAGGGGTTGATTTGCGTGGCCTCTTTTGTCTGGCGTCTTGGGAGTTCCCCACTAGACGACGGGAGGCCGAAGGGAAAAGTGTGTAATGTACACCGCACGCGATGTAGGTGGCAGGTCCCGTGGCGCTGTTTGGCCATACACGTACGTGTTGAGGATGTTGCTGCTTGCGTGGATGAGTGAGGCTGTGCAGACCAATACTTGGCTTGCCGGGCCGTGGGGTTTGGCAGTTGAAAGTTTGTGTAGCTCGGCTGCGAAGTGAAGAAGAGGGCTGATCATCATGGTCGGATTTTAATCGCGATGGAAAACAACAACATCAAGACAGGTTGTTTGTCTAGCTCGAGGTTTATGTTAATACGAGTTGCTGTATTGTTAAAGGAGCAGATTTGCCATCCGATCATGTGCGGGAGGAAGACCCTGAATTATGGCATGAACGTAGACTGGACCGTCGTACCCGCCTGCATACGTCAAAATGGGGGGATGTCTCTAGTCAATGCGACCCCCAATTTTTGACGTGGTCCTCTCCAAATAAAGTAGAACCCAAACCAAAAAGAAGGAGGATGAATAAACATTCCAGTAGAGCGTGATGGGTTGTGTAGATTTGAAGCACATGTGGCAGCTATGCTGAGAATGCTAAAGTCTTGAAAATTCGTCtcgggtaaggtaaggtccGAATAACATGAGAAAGACACAGACAGATGGATGGGATCTGATGAGGAGGATTACTCCCGTCTGGACGGATACAGAGGAGGAAAGACCCAAAACCAAAGTTTGGTGGTTTCGAGGTCCCCACCATCAACGAGCTGTGAGATACGTACTGGAGATCGGTGCAAGGTCTCCCCAGGCACTGCCGTCTTCTCTGGGGGCTCTGGGCCTCTTGCGCATCACTTTTTGCCATCCAAGTCGTCGTCATGCCTGCTCCAGAATCAACGCCGCGACACTTGTACCTGGTCTGAACAACTCGCCGCAGCAAAAGGACCGACGAGCATACCTTCATCGGCCCAACGCAAATCGAGGACCCTTTCCACCGCCTTTCGTTTCTTCTCGTCGTTCGCATACTTACCTTCATCCTGATCTGACATGATTCGCTCCAACCAACAACGACAAGATTGCAAGGGTCTCTAACAACTTGTCAGAAACACTGATATCTTCCCTTCGTCCATTATTATCGTTCCTCGTTAACACCAAATGCCAATAAACAAAAAGGCTCCTTGGCTTTCCCCCCCTCTTAACAAACGAAGCATCTGCCCAGGCCCGAAAACAAACCGACGAACAGCCACACTCATTTGCGCCATCCTCCGCGAGATAGATCTCCAAGAAGCGCTACCAGCAGAGTATCAAGGTTAATCAAAGCCACCGGCAACGTCCGGCATTCGCAAGGCCAAAGACTACCGCCGCCGCTACGTGACCTCGACTCCGTACCGCGGTCAGTAACTCTCCTCGCACCACGCACTCGGAGAGGCGCAGACAAGCCCACTCGACCCGAACCCTTGCCAGGCGCCGCCGTCTCCCTCCTCTCACACGCCGAGACGCTCGATACTTGGGGCGTTCCAATCACCCCGCCAAAACTTCTCCAACGGTCCAACAGACCAGATACCGCACTACGCACCATTACAGCACACGCTTAAAAGGACCCCGTGGACGGTGGACCAGCGGGACGCCGGGCTGAggtttaatttaaaataacccccAGTTCGTCTGGCCCGTCCGACCTTGCCTTACCCTTCCCCTCCGAGCGTCACTTCCAGGCTGCAGCTCAACTAGGCCCTGCGCATCCGTACCTATTTCTTCCAAACTCCCGCCGCTTGCCCCCCGAAACATACGCGCACAGCTTCCCGCATTGCTGTCATTCCATTCACCGAACCTTAACTCTTTTCCACAGACAATCCGCCCATCGTCCATTCACTTCAGTCGTTCACGGCCGCTTTGCGATATCTTGCGACGTTCATATCAGCGTCTCTTCTGGACATCCGACCACTCCGCTTCGACTCGGGCGCTTTCCCCCTTTGTCCGTCATAGGACCCCTAGATCCGTGCTTCCGACGCAAGTCTCTCGTCCCCTCGCGGCTCAGCGCTCCTCCGTCCGCAGGTTCCGCGACCGCAAAGATGAAGGCCATGAAGGGGCTTAGTGTGAATCGGATGATGAGTACGCTCAAGAAGCGAACGACGAATAGTGAGTTGAAACCACCATACACCCTAACTCCATCTAGAGTGATCCCGAAGGAAGTGCTGATCGATATCTCTCCCCGCAAGACTTCAGTGGATCCAGCCAAGTGTCGGCATCGCCAGTAGACCCGCAGAACGAGACGCCCGAAGCTACGGCTGCGCGTAGCGTGGTATGCAAGACCTGGCCTTCCCTACGCCAATGATCACAGCTGACGTAGTGCTCAGAAACAATTTTGCGAATCTGGAGGCCCCAATGCTCAGGTATATGCTTAGTCGCGACAATTTGTGCTCGCGGTGAGCTTCCTGCTAATAGAATATACAGGGCGACGAAGTCCTCTACCTCCCGCCCATTGTCGATGCCGCTGAGTCTTCTCCGGCCGCGGCCGCCGAATGCGCGCGCATCATCCGGAAATACCTAGCCAAGGATAACCACGCCAAAGCCTCGTGGCAGTACAATGCCATCATGCTGATTCGCATCCTTACCGACAATCCCGGCCCCACGTTCACGCGGAATATGGACAAGAAGTTCGCCGATACCGTCAAGGAGTTATACCGTACTACGCACGATCCCAGTGTCAGACAGATGCTATCCGAGACATTGGATACTTTCGAGGCTACCAAGTTTGACGATCAGGGTCTGGGCGAGTTGATCTCTATGTGGAAGAAGGAAAAGGAACGAAGCTACAAGCAATATGGCGTAAGGGCTCCTAAAAAAAGCAGTCGATTCCGTCCTTACCGAACTGACATATCCCCATAGAATCCCAGACAGTCTATGGCTGGCCCCGATCCTCGGACTATGAATGCGCCGCCATTCAATCCCCACTCGCAGAATTATTTTGCAAGAAATCACACCAATCGAAGCTTGCCTACCCCCGTTGAGCTTGCAAGTAGGTTAGAGGAGGCGAGAACATCTGCAAAGTTACTTTCTCAGGTTGTCGTCAACACCCCTCCCCAGGAGGTCATCAACAATGACCTGATCAAGGAGTTCGCGGACAGATGCCAGAGTGCTTCGAGAAGTATACAATTGTACATGACTGCCGAAAACCCGTCTCCCGACAATGAGACTATGGAGCACCTGATTGATACGAACGAGCAACTACAATCAGCGCTCAACCAGCATCAGAGAGCCGTTCTGGGCGCTCGGAAGCAGCTCGGAATCGACCCGAGGTCAGATAATGCTAGCCCCGTGAGCCCCCAGACGGCCGAGTCTCAGCAAGCGAGTCGGACCCAAGAATGGACGCAAGCCCAGGCCCAGTCGTCATCTTCTAGTTCGACCCCTCCTCTGCCGACAAGGCCGTCCGAAGGAAGCGGAAAGGGCAAGGCATCAGAAACCTTCGCCCCACCCCCGGGACCGCCCCCGAAAGCGCAACCGCAATACGGGGCCGAGGACCCATTCAGAGACCCCCAGCCGGAGATCCACTACTCTTCATCGAGCAGACCCGGAGGGTCCGGTGGTGCGGTGGAACTACCGGGCGAGGAGCCGCGGCTGGCTCATGAGCCATTCCATCCAGGCTTCAACCCCACTCCAAGCTACCTTGGAAGACAAGACAGCGCTCTTGGCAAAATCACGATGCATGGCGCCGACGAAGCCACTACGCCTGGACCTCTCAGCGGTAACCCGATTCAGACTGTCGACCTCAGGAACAGGCAAGAGACACTGCATGAGGACTCGGATGATGACCTTTACGAATCAACCCCGAAGAGTTCCAAGAAGAAGGACCCGGTGTACAGGTACTAGATTGGGTGGCGGAAGCTCAATTGAGTGAGGAGGTGATGTATCCTGCCATATTTTGTTGATCAGAAAAGGGGGGTTGTTTTCCCTGCGCATATTGCTTTAGAGTTCTCGCAAGGGAGAAATTGGGTATCTTGTGGTGGTGTTCTCATTTCACCCAAGGCAGATGAAATTTGCCGCTCTTGATGAGCGAACACAGTTGTCGATTATAGGCATTAGCAAAGCACGGCGCCTGGCTTACGAGTTTACCTCTATGAAATCAGACCTTTTTATCCTCAGGGAAGTGACAATGCTCTTTTGTCGTCGCCATTGACCAGAGGAAGTGATGAGGCAATGGTACAGGGGGAGCTGCTTCTGGTGCTGTCGAGAGGGAAAGTGGGATCAGAAAGAGACGTTTCGCTACGTACTAAGTTGTAGGCAGTCTCCAACGTGGTTCCGAACATGTGGTCTACACTTTGCCATTTTCCTCTCGTTCCCCCCTCCTACAGAACGTCACAGATCATCTCTGCGCCCCTCCGATTGTTTTTTGCTCACGGTCCAGCCAGGACAGCAAGGTCTTCGTAGCTGTTGAGAGAAATAAGACGCCCCTGAGACGCAGCGATCGGCATGGCACTAACGCGACTGTAGAAGCGAGAGCGATGCCACGGCTATCTAGCTCGATGCACTCGAGTCTTCATTCACCCCGGTATGCTTTGCGGAGGAATGCCATGAGAGCCATCACCCAAGGGTGTAAGTCCTGGTACTCCACCTTCATTCCCCCAATACTGTATACGGCCTTCCCGCCTCAATGCGACGCTGGCTGCTACACTGCAGTTGAGCGGCGTTGCCTCGCTCAAGGAAGGATTACTCTCAGCTTCTACTAGGCGCCGAAGCTCCTTTCGTGGCGAAGCAGTCATGAGGCAACTGGACGTGCCGGACCCCAAAGTATACTCCAATCATCAGCGACGATTTCAGATCTACGTCATATATCAGCTCGCAGGAATACGTCAGAGAAGTTGTAAAGCAGGCTGCGAGGCGTTCTGGGGAGGCAGCCGAGCTTACAATAAGCATCTAATTTCCGTCGTGACGACAGGCTATCCTATACCACTGCTTCAGAAGGTGATGTACTTGTCTGCTCAGATGAGTATAAACTCTTGGCCCCCTCTCTTTCTGCTGATCAGCCGAGTCTACTTATCACCATTCACAAGAAGATTCAGAGGGCACAGTAATCCCCGACCACATCGCCGAACGGACAACATGCAAGACGATACGGGCCACATTACGTCGGCTATCAGGCCTGGGGAACTCGAAAAGGTCCAAGGGCTTTGGAAGTTTCAGGTACAACGTGTCAAGGCACAGACTTGGGCTTATCGGGATATCAAGTTCCTAGTGTATGATGACACCGCCGACGCGGACGAGGGCGACTCGAAGACAGGCAAGACCAGCGAAAACACCGCGATCTTCGAGAGGCCTCCCAAGTTCATGCCGACGAGTTCCGATCATGATTCATCTGTTGCACCACAAACCCTTGGAGATGGCGACGAAGATCCCATGTTCAAGCAAGCAATCATCTCATATTTGAAGCAACCGCACTCGGAAGCCGGGCCAGCTGCGGCATTTGAGTATCCTCCAGAAGACGACGACATGGACGATCCAGATCTTCAAGAGGCCATTCGCATGTCGTTGATGAGTGACGATGAATCCAGCGACGGACCAATTACGGCGGATCCTTCGAGGCTGATTGCTGGATCATCTACAGCATGTAAAAAGACCCCCGAAGACGAGAACATGGATGATCCAGAGCTTCAAGAGGCCATCCGTCTGTCATTGATGAGTGACGGCGAGTCTGGCAACGCACCAATTTCAGCAGAATCCGGGCCCTCTGTTGCCAACACAGACGAAGATGAAGACGTCTTCGAATGCAGAATTTGCTCGAAGCTACCCACGTTTCCCCACGACAAAAAGACGCGGAACTTCCGCCTTTTCAAACCAGCGGACGAGTTTCCGCATCTCGTCACGGAACGGCCAAGCAGCGTCGACGTATGTGTCCATTATGTTGCAGTATCGTACTGCTGGCCTGAGGAAATCAAAGACGAGTATGGAAACACCGTTCCTCCTATCATCGAATCAAAGGTCCGAGATCTCAACGGTAAGCCACGTGCTGCTCGGGCACTTGACGATGTTCTCGACCGTGCTGTCGACTTTGCTAATTCCGCCGGGCTTCGCATGATTTGGATCGACCAGGAATGCCTTCCGCAACCGAAAGAAGATGGTTCAGAGGAAGACAAGGCGTACCAGCGACTCGGGGTACAGGCACTGGACATAGTCTACAACAGGGCTATCGTTACAGCTGGCCTACACGAATCAACTATCAGCAAGACTGAGATGAGCGCGGTTCAATTCTTGATAGACCACGAAACTGAAGAACTGCGTTATTTGAGCCTCCGTCCACAGCTGTTCCAGTATGCTCTGGATTTCTTGTACATGGTCCAAGCAGACAAATGGTATACACGAGCGTGGGTTATTCAAGAAGCGATCAGTGCCGGCGACGGCTTGGTTCTTGTGTTCAGACGAGGTCCCGGTGTTGTCTACACGTCCAAGCTTCGTGCCGATCAGAAGAAGTATTCGACTCCTCGACATCCACTGGACTCGGAGAGGCGAACTCTCAAGTCAGAGATTATCTGCATTCCTGTAGGCCTCTTTAGGGTCCTTGTCGAAACCTGCAAGTCTCTGCTGGAACAACGTTTTCAGGTTATGGGGCAGGCTCTAATTCGAACCAGCACCGGCAAGAATGCCATCCCGATCCTCTCCGTCGCCGAGTCCCTTCATCCAAAGATCACAGTGCGCCAGCATGTGGCCGGTGTCCACGTGTACGGAGGCAAAGTCTACGGTGGCCGTCAAAAGGTGAACGCCGCCACGGCTCTGACGCTGCTGAAGAGTCGTCACTGTCGCGATGTTCAAGATCGTCTGACTATCCTGGCAAACATGTGCAGTTACGAGATTCGCTTAGACCCTATGAGAGTAGCGAAGGAATGTGATTCGCTTCGAATCGGTATTTTGGCCATCACGCTGCTGAATGGAGACACGTCCCTCCTGGTGCCTGAGGTCTATGACTTCCCTGGCGACGAAGACGGAGAGCCAGACCCTTCTATGGATCGCCGCGTGGGGAGCCTTCTGTCACCTTTTGACACGGACTCCAAAGGGATCAGTAGCTACGCAGTACAAGACGGCAAGCTCGTCAACCCTGCCGTGTACAAACATAGTTTTGGGGGTAAGAGGAAAGGACTCCATCTGTGTGCATATCTCTGGACAGTCGACGATACTCTCGATCTCAGCCCTCTGAAATACCAATTCGCCGAGATCTGGCATAGGATGAAGTGCTTGCGCATCATCATGGACCCTCAAAAGGAGGAATCCGTCGATGAATTCGCTAGGCGAAAGGGTTTAATTACCCAACATTTCTCAAAGAACTACGTCAGAGACCGGGCGAAATCGGAAATCTTTCACCATGGTGTCATCGCTGCTGACTCGAGTGTTTGGGAAGGCCTAGATGCGAGGGGGGTCCAGGTCAAAGCATACCTTGACGCCTACCGCGTAGAAGCGGAGCCCGAGATGCAGAAGATCGTGGCGGAGATCTTCTTCGCCATCTTGCGATACTTGCACGGCCTCTGTACCACTCAGTCTCTAGGCGCCGCGAACAGCATCTGGCAATCGATTCGCACGGATGCCGTCTATACACGTAGGCCAGAGATGCCAGACTTAGTGGGTGAGCAGCTTTTTTCACACGAAGACGTTCTTGTGGACCCTTTCCGAACGCTTCAGCTGGATAAGGATCGAGGCGGCGGCTACTATCAAGCCTGGATCGTGGACCGGATCATGCATGAGGGTGTCCTCTTCGTCGGCAGGTATAATTGCGCTTCCAATGTCCCGCTGGTGGGAGTGGATCCTAGGCCGAGCCGCGATCCAGGGGAAGGCCCAAGTCGGCAGAATGATGGCAAAGTTCCAGACAACATTATCCAACGGCAATTCCAGCGACGAGTCCTGGCAACGCTCTACAGTTCTGGGCTCGAAGGAAATTTCGACGCCCTCGAGGATCACGAAACCAGGATCGTCCCGTCCAGTCTGGCTTGGTTCGCAGAAGCTCTCAAGCGAGACCTCTTCACGGCAGAGGCAGAGCAAGCTCGGACGCAGCAGCTCATATCGATCTTCGACGTGGATGGACCTTGCCTCGTTGCTACCGTCTTCAACTCAGACTGGGAAGTGCTGCCTCGTCCTGATATCAGAAGTATGAGTATCTGCTGGGTGGTTGAACCGGTGGAGAAGGCCAAGTCAGAGAGCCATGGGAAGCAGAGCGCCGCTGTCGATGAAGAGCAACTCATAATCGGCGGCAAAGGCAAGGAATCTGAACGCATGCCTTTTACATCTAACACTCATGATTTTATGGTAGGCGGCAAGGGGAAGGAACCTGAGCACTCACCCTCTACACCCGACGCTGGTGATCTGGGAATAGCCTCAAACACGGAATCTGCCGACCCAACTTCGTACAGAGTGTTGGATAAGGTGAAGGGAATGTGGCAAATAATGGACCTGCCCATGCAGGAATACGCCTTCATCTAGTCTTGAGGCAACCTGAGACTTGCAACAAAAAGACGTACACGGGTGATGAGCAGCAAGTC of Colletotrichum lupini chromosome 8, complete sequence contains these proteins:
- a CDS encoding GAT domain-containing protein — protein: MRKTQTDGWDLMRRITPVWTDTEEERPKTKVWWFRGPHHQRAVRYVLEIGARSPQALPSSLGALGLLRITFCHPSRRHACSRINAATLVPGLNNSPQQKDRRAYLHRPNANRGPFPPPFIARVSNNLPENKPTNSHTHLRHPPRDRSPRSATSRVSRLIKATGNVRHSQGQRLPPPLRDLDSVPRSVTLLAPRTRRGADKPTRPEPLPGAAVSLLSHAETLDTWGVPITPPKLLQRSSGPSDLALPFPSERHFQAAAQLGPAHPYLFLPNSRRLPPETYAHSFPHCCHSIHRTLTLFHRQSAHRPFTSVVHGRFAISCDVHISVSSGHPTTPLRLGRFPPLSVIGPLDPCFRRKSLVPSRLSAPPSAGSATAKMKAMKGLSVNRMMSTLKKRTTNNFSGSSQVSASPVDPQNETPEATAARSVKQFCESGGPNAQGDEVLYLPPIVDAAESSPAAAAECARIIRKYLAKDNHAKASWQYNAIMLIRILTDNPGPTFTRNMDKKFADTVKELYRTTHDPSVRQMLSETLDTFEATKFDDQGLGELISMWKKEKERSYKQYGNPRQSMAGPDPRTMNAPPFNPHSQNYFARNHTNRSLPTPVELASRLEEARTSAKLLSQVVVNTPPQEVINNDLIKEFADRCQSASRSIQLYMTAENPSPDNETMEHLIDTNEQLQSALNQHQRAVLGARKQLGIDPRSDNASPVSPQTAESQQASRTQEWTQAQAQSSSSSSTPPLPTRPSEGSGKGKASETFAPPPGPPPKAQPQYGAEDPFRDPQPEIHYSSSSRPGGSGGAVELPGEEPRLAHEPFHPGFNPTPSYLGRQDSALGKITMHGADEATTPGPLSGNPIQTVDLRNRQETLHEDSDDDLYESTPKSSKKKDPVYRY